A region of the Lytechinus pictus isolate F3 Inbred unplaced genomic scaffold, Lp3.0 scaffold_20, whole genome shotgun sequence genome:
ACCCGAGAGTTTCTCCTATGTATATATGCTCTTGGGGCATTTGGAGCACTTTATGGCATATACAGCATTTGTTACGTCACAGTTacatgcggggggggggggcgttatcACACATTTGTCTGATAGCCTAATTATATTCTGATCAAGAATTATGTGCTTGCAAATTTGACATCTTGCCTTTCcgcattttttgcccaactattttaagtgTGTACCTGTTAACAGGGGAATCCGATCCAAATAAAAGAATGTTTTcaagggaaaaggagaaaggtGAAAGAccgaacaatatcggacaaacaataagagaGTTTTGAGTTGTTAGAAGTTGTAAAAAATTGGGAATCGCTATAGACCTACCCATGGGGACTTCAAATTGGCTTCAGACTTTTAAACTTGTGATATCATAATGTCAGAAGGTAAGGACTACGCTTCCTTTTTCTCCAACACATAAAATGactaaaatgtaataaaaaaattgttttaattcaaattatttttattatttatatttattactatataaaacaaaatgctACCCTGGTTATATGTTGATTACTGCCCCCAGAGATTAAGTAAAATCACAGTTctctgataattaagtacatgatTCCTACCACATGTCATGGTTTACTTACACAGTTGCCAACTCCAAATGGACATAGTCTTATGGATCCATattttaaaacagccataactttgttattgcCTGCCTGATTTCATcccaaatttcatgattttgattattttttacccCTCTCAAAAATCCAATGACCATGGTTGGATTGCCTTTTAAATGGAATGAGAAGTGCATAGGTACAGAAATTAGCACCCTTTCCAGAATTTGTTTCCGACCACAATCATTCCAGCTAGCAATGAAAATAACTGGAGGTTTCTGATTTCTACATGGGGGTACACtcgtaggaaaaaaaataagaacattGCAAGGGTCATACGCATGTTCACTCCTAGGTCTTGGATTGGTTGGTTGAACTTACCGTCGAAGCACGTGCAGGAGAAGAGAGGCAGGCATTGCTATCATCATTACCAGCAGCCACGGCGGTTGGAACTCCTGAAGAAATAAGTTGCTCGACAGCAGTGTCTAAAGCTGTTGAGATCCCTCCTCCCAGTGACATTGAAGCAACGTCCTTGCTTCCGCTATTGCCCTTTACATAATTCACCCCTGGGTGACAAAAACGTTTCTAACGCTTAACATTCGTGTCAAACTAAGAAGTTatttgcaggggggggggggagactgaACTCAATATTACATTCATTTGCTCTGATAAACAAACTAATTTGAACACACCCTCAAATAGCATTACCAAAGCCTAACTTTGTCAAGACATAAGGCAAGATTGTATTgttatgttataccgaggtttttacctgactgctaagaaagcatgaatgcctgtgagcaagcagccagaggaccgacggcttaaggtcctctccgagggacccggtaatgaggataaatgccttaccaaagggcactagcgcaccacgtGGGAATCGAActcgggtcaccggaatacgaaacccccgctctaccgactgagctatcgcgcctcatcatattatacatgtagaagacttttttattgattaaaagcTACGAATTCATTTAGCAAAGCTAGAACTTGATACGTTGATGACGACTCTTGCCAAACgcaatttgtgtaatcatgaagCTCCCTGATGTGGTCATACACCCTTAAAATGTTAGGCAACATACTGTCTACTGTgatgggtaatgtatgttggtaatatatatatatatatatagtctgGGCAATTTGTATCGAAATGAGCAACTTAACTGTGCATGTATTAGTTGTATGATATGTCTTGGATTGAGATGTATTggattaaacaaattaaggtATTGTATTGGTGTATTACTATCACATCACAAATCTTTGTCGTCACCACTTTGCATGTAATTCAGGATAGCTTACCTGAGATAACACCGCTATTGGAGCCCGATCCAAAACAGTTTAAGACTTTGACTCCCTTGATGGTTACACCCGTCGCGACACCATAGGTATTGGAGCCAACTGTCCCAGCGCAGTGGGTTCCATGTCCGTTACAATCCGACtgtaaaatcaagaaaataaaaagcccTTTTTACACACTACGAAAAACAGTATTtgctgatagggtgttccatcccacgagtggtaaataaataaataaaaaaagaaagaaagaaatatgaaataaatttgatttcttGCGGGAAACTATTAAAGAAAAGGAacgtggggacatgacatcattggTCCACCTATTTTCTATCCATTTCGGCACGcattatgaaattgaaaatccgAAAACTTCATATATTGGTAtcagtttttaaagaaattttcagcattttcacTGGGAATTGTACtttacatattcaaatacatgtaacatTGTTTTAGTTTCTTGAAGGAACTAAATCTTGGATATGAAGTCTGTGTAAACCCTTATTAaagcaaaacaatttcaaaattattcgtTTATGGTTGATTCGTGTGACTACATATTGCCTTTGTTCTTTCGTCAATTACAAACGGTTATTCACGTTCGAAACTTGGAACACGGTTTTTTTTACTGCCATTAATTTTGTGTAAAATTCGGGTTATTAGATAAGCACTTGACAAAAAGGGTAATATCTAAcaagtattaaaaaataatctgaTGCAAATAACAATGTTTTGACCAAATTATTGTTATGAAACATCACATGTTATCTAAAAGGGTTTGCGATCTAAAAGTAACCAAATTCATTCTACTCGTCTTATTCTGAATTGTTAACATCTATATGTATTATAATTCAACATGTATACATAAAATACAATGACaacaaattatatacatgtagtttaaagGAAAATCCTCGCTTGGCAATAAAATGCTTTGGTGTTAAAAGCAAGGAGAACAAAATCCTCTTGAACATTAAGTATAGACATTAGGGAGTATTCGCTCGTCGACGTACAGAGGATTTTAGAACagtgaaaatgtattaaaaaatccccttcatgaaaaagaacaaagGAGAGGCTAttgccaatttttttaaaatcaaatcagcGTTTAAGTTCTTGCTATTCAGCAAAtgatatatttgaaattttccAGCTCTGTAGTGCAGGACAAATTTGCCGTTACGgatcaccaattttcgacaaagaccccAGGTGTTcgttgtcatttgacgggcagtTACACCTCTTCTCGAATTCCGGTATGTCGCTAAGCAAAGACTCCCTATCATTGGATGACTGTAGTACTTACACTTTGACCACCTGCGTAGTTTACCACTTGGTCAGCACGACCACCAAAGTCATTGTGGGTATCCAAGACGCCGGTATCGATTACCCACACAGTATATCCGCTTCCGGTGCCTGTGgttgagagagaaaaataatatcaaatacattcatcatcatcatcatcatcatcatcaatgtaaTCACGGCGATCGATATTGTCGTGATTGTCACCAAAATTGGGATAACGGTAATTTAAAGGgtgggggggcgggggggggcaagacgatGTAAAAATGGTACCGCTtgtttactcttttttttttcttccttcatgGTTCATGATCTTTTCCAGTTCTAATGATCATCCAAAATGTATCTTCTATTATCAAATCTTTTCTCTACCTTACTGGAGGCACCTATTTGTATATCTGTATAAGTTTCATTATCATGTACGATGAAAAATAGAGAACAATCCTGATGGCCATGGGTGGAGCTTTAATCAAGGTTCCCAAGAGCGATCTTCCTTCTACTGATGAAGCCGAAAAGTAACTGACCGGAGTCGTTTCTATACGCTTAGGTCCAGCTTGGACACGTTGGCTTATGTCATGTCTTTGTCGGTCTGTGGTAGTCAATACAAGTTTCAAAAGAGCCACGAACTTGTCTCTGTGgtctattattatattataccCTTAAgatgttgggcaacatattgTCCACataacaattggttaaaaaatatatccaactctgggtagttttcaaccaaaaccgtgttgtagttttcacccaaagcacacattattagTTTAAAACTGCCCAGATTTGGATATTAAGCTTTAACGAATTTTTGTGTGGACGGtgtgttgcccaacatttcaaGAGTGTATCATTAATTCATAATCATATTAGTGTAGAGTACCATCATGGAAATATTTCTGTGTTactaaagtctatgggagacaAATTAATATGGCAATACCGGGATCATGGTtgattgtaatattttacatcgtcTGGAACACGGAAACGTGCTAcaactttgatttgatttattttattttatttgatttatttaaaaaacaagtccaccccaacaaaaacttgatttgaataaaaagagaaaaattcaacaaacataacactgaaaaattcatcaaagtcggatgtaaaataagaaagttatgacattttaaagtttccttAATTGCACAAAacagttagatgcacatctcggtaagtatgcaaatgagggaactgatgacatcactcactcactatttctttggtattttattatatgaaatatgaaatatttttattttctcgtcattgtcatgtgaaatgaagtttcattcctccctgaacacgtcgaattccattattttaacattttgtggttcaggcaaggaggtcctaatcgtcaaatttgtataaattgaaatattgcataattcaaacaataaaaaacaaaagaaatagtgagtaaatgacatcatcgactctctcatttggatgtaactggctcgttcacataactattttggtaaaaataagcgaaaactttgaaatgtcataactttcttatattacatccgattttgatgaaattttcagcattgtgcatgtctgattttctctattgattcaaatcaacatttttctgaggtggacttgacctttaacttaaTCCTGGTGTATTGACGCACTCTTGAGATTTTCCCATGGACCAGCAAGAGCAAAGACACGGAGTACATACCCTACTCTTAGACGAATATTgtttggttttaacgtgcataagttgtgactctcctatgcACTGGACCAACGTTTACGTCTTTTCCGATGGAAGAAGTGTTTTCTAGCTGCATTCACAGTCATGCACTTAACACGGCTCAATCTCCAAATTATGCATTATACTCAAAAGTGAGATACTGTGAAACAATTTTTCCTCTCTTTAATTCCCATAGCAgggacttatttttttcatatcatttgcAACTGTTTTATACCAAATTGACATATAGTAATTCAGTGATTTTACGAACCGTTGCAAACCTCGGCTGGTCTCCAAAGCACGATTTTGAGATAATTGTGTTCAAAGTTTGGATGTAATTTCAGACACTCGTAGCAAAAAAACAATTTCAGAAtgctgaaaaagaaatatacgaattcaaaaacaaattcaaagaaCGAACGAAAGAAATATATTACCCCTTGGACTATAGTCATTGTCAAGAGCGAGATTCCTTTGGTCGATACGGTCTAGACCCCAGGTGACCTGAGTACGATAGACGCCGTCCTGTTCAACGTACTCAACGGCGCGAAGTCCACGAACCTGTGTCAAAGATATTCGAGGTGGAAAACGGAGATAAATATTGCATGATATCGTATATTCAAGATAAGCTGACCAATCTCGGGCAATCAAGCGTGAATTGATCCCATTGGGACTCATTCCCTCTTTacatgatgatgtcatatcgaTTGTTTCTTCGATGATGCAGTTCTCAGTTCCTAGTATTAGCACTATGATCTCAGATTCTTTCACTCCtctattttcctttaatttctgTCCTTCCTAAAGTGTTCGTCCGAATGAACTTTCATAGTAACTCAATAAGTGTTTGTTAGGGCGAAATCGGAATATAAAGTAATATTATTCTTCCCTATATTCCTCCTTTCCTCAAATTCAAGCTTAATACGTTGTCCTACAAGTGTCAATTCTTAATTGGAAGTCCTACATTGCTTAGACTATAATCTACACGGAGGCTACACAGATTTTGCCTAAGTTGCCTTTATTACTCTGATGGCGTTATGCGAAACGT
Encoded here:
- the LOC135157884 gene encoding aqualysin-1-like, encoding MHVFLALMFVAAATAELAPLLENSEPIPGKYIIKLRDDFNIDEIASTVRLSGGKVGNLFRNVLHGFAAELSDEVLDIVRGLRAVEYVEQDGVYRTQVTWGLDRIDQRNLALDNDYSPRGTGSGYTVWVIDTGVLDTHNDFGGRADQVVNYAGGQSSDCNGHGTHCAGTVGSNTYGVATGVTIKGVKVLNCFGSGSNSGVISGVNYVKGNSGSKDVASMSLGGGISTALDTAVEQLISSGVPTAVAAGNDDSNACLSSPARASTAITVGATDSSDNRSSFSNYGSCLDIFAPGTSITSTWYTSNSATKTISGTSMACPHVAGGIALFGKSTSDMLADASSGKISDVGTNSPNKLLYVG